In Mesorhizobium sp. 113-3-3, a genomic segment contains:
- a CDS encoding efflux RND transporter periplasmic adaptor subunit codes for MFKRILRIFLVIVVLAVLVIVVGGIVGFNFLRDNGIKQYFATMKPPAATVSTTIAKPSSWTPGVEAIGTVRAVRGVDLTVETTGIVKDILFHANQKVAANAVLLQLDDAVERADLDAQKAQAALDQVSLTRAIELTRRGVGSDSTLDTARAAASASASQVTKLQAVLDQKQLTAPFGGTVGIPKIDIGQYMAPGTAVVTLQDLDTMRVDFSVPEQQLPLLKIGQTVRLGLSGADMPFAGEIRGIDPKIDPSSRLVNIRAEVANPDGKLTPGQFVQVRVELPEEQNVLSLPQTALTTSLYGDYIFVVQPAKPADAAPAQPAKPEEKPAAAASPKPADTKPADAMKPAADAMKPAADAMKPAADAAKPADKAASDATKPAADPAKPAAEGDKPALVLSQVFVKPGRRNQGMVEIVEGLKAGDEVVTAGQNRLFNGMSVNVDNTIDPTKSANKQADQQ; via the coding sequence TTGTTCAAGCGCATACTTCGTATCTTTCTCGTCATCGTCGTTCTGGCTGTGCTGGTCATCGTGGTCGGCGGCATCGTCGGCTTCAACTTCCTGCGCGACAACGGCATCAAGCAGTATTTCGCCACGATGAAGCCGCCGGCGGCGACCGTTTCAACGACCATCGCCAAGCCGTCGAGCTGGACGCCGGGCGTCGAGGCGATCGGTACGGTGCGCGCCGTGCGCGGTGTCGACCTGACGGTCGAGACTACCGGCATCGTCAAGGACATCCTTTTCCACGCCAACCAGAAAGTGGCGGCCAATGCGGTGCTGCTGCAGCTCGACGATGCCGTCGAGCGCGCCGATCTCGACGCACAGAAGGCGCAGGCCGCCCTCGATCAGGTATCGCTGACCCGCGCCATCGAACTGACCAGGCGTGGCGTCGGCTCCGACTCGACGCTGGACACCGCACGTGCGGCGGCCTCGGCTTCGGCGTCCCAGGTCACCAAGCTGCAGGCCGTGCTCGACCAGAAGCAACTGACGGCGCCTTTCGGCGGCACGGTCGGTATTCCGAAGATCGATATCGGCCAGTATATGGCGCCCGGCACCGCCGTGGTGACATTGCAGGATCTCGACACGATGCGGGTCGATTTCTCGGTACCCGAACAGCAGCTCCCGCTGCTCAAGATCGGCCAGACGGTCCGACTGGGCCTGAGCGGCGCGGACATGCCGTTTGCCGGCGAAATCCGGGGCATCGACCCCAAGATCGACCCGTCCAGCCGGCTGGTGAACATCCGGGCGGAAGTCGCCAATCCCGACGGCAAGCTGACCCCTGGCCAGTTCGTGCAGGTGCGTGTCGAACTGCCCGAGGAGCAGAACGTGCTGTCGCTGCCGCAGACGGCACTGACCACCAGCCTCTATGGCGACTATATCTTCGTGGTGCAGCCGGCCAAGCCTGCCGACGCGGCCCCGGCGCAGCCCGCCAAGCCGGAGGAAAAGCCCGCTGCTGCTGCAAGCCCCAAACCGGCGGACACCAAGCCGGCGGATGCGATGAAACCGGCAGCCGATGCGATGAAGCCGGCGGCTGACGCCATGAAACCTGCAGCCGATGCTGCAAAGCCAGCCGACAAGGCCGCTTCCGATGCCACCAAGCCGGCTGCCGACCCGGCCAAGCCGGCGGCGGAAGGCGACAAGCCCGCGCTGGTGCTGTCTCAGGTCTTCGTCAAGCCCGGCCGCCGCAATCAGGGCATGGTCGAGATCGTCGAAGGGCTGAAGGCCGGCGACGAGGTCGTCACCGCGGGTCAGAACCGCCTCTTCAATGGCATGTCCGTCAACGTCGACAACACGATCGACCCGACCAAATCGGCGAACAAGCAGGCCGACCAGCAATGA
- a CDS encoding TetR/AcrR family transcriptional regulator, whose translation MKVQRPNSREKILAAAADVARESGPGSLSLEAVASRAGVSKGGLLYNFPTKAKLMQGLVEGYLRDFEQALETANSNDDGKNPLAVYIRLSADDCEEKRPSASWIFSAIAEDPDFMTPIKTYKRQLFERLKGETSDLKSLLVCYLAIEGLRSMNLFDSDVLSKDERQLLVASLLEIAGSPDAEHASGTQS comes from the coding sequence ATGAAAGTCCAACGACCGAACTCGCGCGAGAAGATCCTCGCGGCGGCGGCTGATGTTGCCCGCGAATCCGGGCCTGGCAGCCTGTCGCTGGAAGCGGTGGCCAGTCGCGCCGGCGTGTCGAAGGGCGGGTTGCTCTACAATTTCCCAACCAAGGCCAAATTGATGCAGGGGCTGGTCGAAGGCTATCTGCGCGATTTCGAGCAGGCGCTGGAAACCGCCAACAGCAACGACGATGGCAAAAATCCGCTCGCCGTCTATATCAGGCTGTCGGCCGATGATTGCGAGGAAAAGCGACCCTCGGCCTCGTGGATCTTTTCGGCGATCGCCGAGGATCCCGATTTCATGACGCCGATAAAGACATACAAGCGGCAGCTTTTCGAACGGCTGAAGGGCGAAACATCAGACCTCAAATCGCTGCTGGTCTGTTATCTCGCCATCGAGGGGCTGCGCAGCATGAACCTCTTCGATTCCGACGTGTTGTCGAAGGACGAACGGCAATTGCTGGTGGCGTCCCTGCTGGAAATCGCGGGATCACCCGATGCCGAGCATGCCTCCGGGACGCAATCCTGA
- a CDS encoding ABC transporter ATP-binding protein, with translation MSALEIRNVRKNYGSVETLKGIDIALQSGEFLVLLGSSGCGKSTLLNIIAGLAEATSGDVLIGGRSILGVHPKNRDIAMVFQSYALYPNLTVRRNIGFGLEMRGVAADEREKAVNEAARLLQIEALLDRKPSQLSGGQRQRVAIGRALVRKPQVFLFDEPLSNLDAKLRLEMRTELKRLHQMLQTTVVYVTHDQIEAMTLASRIAVMRDGRIEQLGTPEEIYNEPATLYVAGFVGAPSMNMLQATVQGAMLAIDGANASLPLPTRFRNAVRDGARVVVGIRPEALRVAADAAAPSLPVEIEVVELTGPELVTTARIGTQRLTACLPPASRVAKGQASSFTFSEDALRLFDPDTGKAF, from the coding sequence ATGAGCGCGCTTGAAATCCGCAACGTCCGCAAGAATTACGGCAGCGTCGAAACGCTGAAAGGCATCGACATCGCGCTGCAGAGCGGCGAGTTCCTGGTGCTGCTCGGCTCGTCGGGTTGCGGAAAGTCGACGCTTCTCAACATCATCGCCGGCCTTGCCGAAGCGACGAGCGGCGACGTGCTGATCGGCGGCCGCTCGATCCTCGGCGTCCATCCCAAGAACCGCGACATCGCCATGGTCTTCCAGTCCTACGCGCTCTATCCGAACCTGACCGTGCGCCGCAACATCGGCTTCGGCCTGGAGATGCGCGGCGTTGCCGCCGACGAACGCGAAAAAGCGGTGAACGAAGCGGCAAGGCTGCTGCAGATCGAAGCCTTGCTCGACCGCAAGCCGAGCCAGCTTTCCGGCGGGCAGCGCCAGCGGGTCGCCATCGGCAGGGCGCTGGTGCGCAAGCCGCAGGTCTTCCTCTTCGACGAGCCGCTCTCCAACCTCGACGCCAAGCTGCGCCTGGAAATGCGCACCGAGTTGAAGCGCCTGCACCAGATGCTGCAGACCACCGTCGTCTACGTCACCCACGACCAGATCGAGGCGATGACGCTGGCGAGCCGCATCGCGGTCATGCGCGACGGTAGGATCGAACAGCTCGGCACGCCCGAGGAAATCTACAACGAGCCGGCAACGCTCTATGTCGCCGGCTTTGTCGGTGCGCCGTCGATGAACATGCTGCAGGCGACGGTTCAAGGGGCCATGCTGGCCATCGATGGCGCCAATGCGAGCCTGCCCTTGCCCACCCGGTTCCGCAACGCGGTGCGGGACGGAGCGCGGGTCGTGGTCGGCATCAGGCCCGAAGCACTGCGGGTCGCGGCGGATGCAGCCGCGCCGTCACTGCCGGTGGAAATAGAAGTCGTCGAACTGACCGGTCCCGAACTGGTCACCACCGCGCGGATCGGCACACAGCGGCTGACGGCCTGCCTGCCGCCGGCGTCCCGCGTCGCGAAAGGCCAGGCAAGCAGCTTCACCTTCAGCGAGGACGCGCTGCGGCTCTTCGACCCCGACACGGGCAAGGCTTTTTGA